GTTTCCAGCGCATCGAGTGCTGCCTCGTGAATGCGAAGCACATTGGCGTGGCTCAGCGGTGAATATTGCCCACCGCTCATTCCAGCCCGTATTGGCCTGAGATTGACAGCCAGCGGTGCCGATCTGGCGGCTACCCGGCTGGCGCGCCCGCCAGAACGGCGGCGCTGCTTTACAGCTTCAGGAGACTCGATTGCAGTGTTGGTTTCAGTTGCGATGTCCATCTTGGTCTCCATGAGGTCCGAAGCAGATTTCAAGTCACATCCGGACGCGCAGCGATCCGGGGTCGTAAAGCGGTTTCAGGGACGCGACCGCAGTATGGCGTTCCCCGGCAATTTCGATTTCATAGGATGAGGCAAGCATCTCTTCAGTGTTTTCGCCCGCGCAGGGCACGTAGCCGAGCCCGATAGCGCCGCCGAGATGATGGCCGTAATTGCCCGAGGTGATGATCGAGACGATCTCTCCGTCACGGACGATCACCTCGTTGTGGAACAGCAGCGGCTCAGGGTCCTTGAGCTGGAACTGCACCAGCCGACGCGAAAGCCCTTGCTCGCGCTTGCGCAACACCGCGTCGCGGCCGATGAACTCGCCTTTCTTGGTCTTCACCGCAAAGCCGAGACCGGCTTCCAGCACGTGATCCTCGTCCGTGATGTCATGGCCGAAATGGCGGAAGCCTTTTTCGATCCGGCAGGAATCGAGCGTATGCAACCCGCAGAGTTTGAGCCCATGATCAGCCCCTGCATCGATCAGCGTTTCGAATACATGCGCCGCCTGATCACTGGATACATAAAGCTCCCAGCCCAGTTCGCCGACATAGGTGACGCGATGGGCGCGGGCGAGGCCCATGCCGATCTCGATTTCGCGGGCGGCGCCAAACGGGTGCGCCTCGTTGGAAAATTCATTCGGACTGACGGCCTGCATGAGCGCGCGCGCATTCGGACCCATAACGCACAACACTGATTCACCTGCCGTCACATCGGTGATGACGACAAACTCGTCACTCAGATGCCGCCTCAGCCAGGTCAGATCACGCTGCAAGGTGGCGCCCGGCACTATCAGCAGGTAGGCGGTCTTCGACAACCGCGTCACGGTCAGGTCGCACTCGATGCCGCCACGCGTGTTGAGCATTTGGGTGTAGACAATGCGACCCGGCTCGACATCCATCTCGTTGCCGCACAGCCGCTGCAAGAACGAAGCCGCATCGCGTCCCTCGACCCGGATCTTGCCGAACGAGGTCATGTCGAACAGGCCGACGGCCTCGCGCACCGCCATATGCTCGCGCTTCTGGTTGTCAAACCAGTTCTGCCGCTTCCAGGAATACTTGTATTCGCGGGCCTCACCTTCATCGGCAAACCAGTTGGCCCGCTCCCAGCCGGCCATTTCGCCAAACACCGCGCCATGCGCTTTCAACTGTTCATGGATCGGCGAGCGGCGGATACCGCGCGCGGTCGCCATCTGCCGGTAGGGGTAGTGATCGGCGTAGAGCAGGCCGAGGGTTTCGGTGACCCGCTCACGCAAATAATGCCGATTCTTCTGGAATGGCTGCGCCCGGCGAATATCGACTTCCCACAGATCGAACGGCGGCTCGCCATCATTGATCCATTGCGCCAGCGCAAAGCCTGCGCCGCCGGATGAGACAATGCCGATCGAATTGTAACCGGCAGCGACCCAGTAGCCTTTCAGCTCTGGCGCTTCGCCAAGATAATAGCGGTCGTCCGGCGTAAAGCTTTCCGGGCCGTTGAAGAAGGTGTGAATGCCGGTTGTCGCCAACAGTGGCAACCGGTTGATCGCCTGTTCGAGGATCGGCTCGAAATGATCGAAATCCTCCGGCAACTGGTCAAAGCAAAAATCCTCCGGGATTCCCTGCATGCCCCAGGCCTTGGCTTTCGGCTCGAACGCGCCGAGCAGCATCTTGCCGGCGTCTTCCTTGTAATAGGCGCATTCATCTGGCACGCGGAGCACCGGCAACCGCGGCAAGTCCTTGATCGCTTCGGTGACGATGTAGAAATGTTCACAAGCATGCAACGGCAGCGTCACACCGGACTGTGCCGCGAGATCGCGGCCCCACATGCCGCCGCAATTGACGACGATGTCAGCCGCAATCGAGCCGGTCTCGCCGTCTCTCTCCCAGTCGACGCCATTGACCTTGCCGTTGGCACTCGTCACCGAAGTGACCTTCACACCCTCAATGATGCGGGCGCCGTTCTGGCGTGCGCCCTTGGCCAGCGCCATGGCGATATTGGCCGGGTCGCATTGCCCGTCGAGCGGCAGATGCACCGCCGCGGTGACGTCGGAGATGTTGAGATGCGGATACATCTTCAACACCTCTTCAGGACCAATTTCCTGAACATCAATATCGAAGGCCCGGGCCAGCGAGGCCTGGCGCAAAATCTCTTCCTTGCGTTCCTCGGTCAGCGCCACGGTGATCGACCCGCATTGCCGCATGCCGGTAGCGACACCGGTCTCTTCCTCGAGCTTGATGTAGAGGTCGGCTGAATATTTGGCGAGCCGGGTCATGTTGAGCGAGGCCCGCAACTGTCCGATCAGCCCGGCGGCATGCCAAGTGGTGCCGCAGGTCAGTTGCTTGCGTTCCAGAAGCACGATGTCGCGCCAGCCGAGCTTGGCCAGGTGATAGGCCACCGAACAGCCCGAGACGCCGCCGCCAACGATGACCACGCGGGCCTTGTCGGGGACAGCCGTGCTCATGCCCGAATCCTCTCGTTTTTCGGATCCCACAGCGGCTGGTCAGGTTGCACGGTGGCGGGGAACCGCTCGCCGAATATTTCAACTTCAAGCTCGGTGCCCGGCTCCGTCAGATCGGCCCGCAGCATCCCCAGCGCGATCGACTTGCCGATCCGGTGGCCCCAGCCGCCCGAAGTGGTTTCTCCCACCACCGCACCGTTGTGCCAAAGCGTCGACATATAGGGCGCATCGCAGTCCCCGGCCTCGACCACCATCGTGACGAAGCGCCGATTGACGCCGCGCTGCTTTTCGGCCTCGAGCGCCTGCTTGCCGATGAAATCGGGCTT
This DNA window, taken from Hoeflea algicola, encodes the following:
- a CDS encoding GcvT family protein translates to MSTAVPDKARVVIVGGGVSGCSVAYHLAKLGWRDIVLLERKQLTCGTTWHAAGLIGQLRASLNMTRLAKYSADLYIKLEEETGVATGMRQCGSITVALTEERKEEILRQASLARAFDIDVQEIGPEEVLKMYPHLNISDVTAAVHLPLDGQCDPANIAMALAKGARQNGARIIEGVKVTSVTSANGKVNGVDWERDGETGSIAADIVVNCGGMWGRDLAAQSGVTLPLHACEHFYIVTEAIKDLPRLPVLRVPDECAYYKEDAGKMLLGAFEPKAKAWGMQGIPEDFCFDQLPEDFDHFEPILEQAINRLPLLATTGIHTFFNGPESFTPDDRYYLGEAPELKGYWVAAGYNSIGIVSSGGAGFALAQWINDGEPPFDLWEVDIRRAQPFQKNRHYLRERVTETLGLLYADHYPYRQMATARGIRRSPIHEQLKAHGAVFGEMAGWERANWFADEGEAREYKYSWKRQNWFDNQKREHMAVREAVGLFDMTSFGKIRVEGRDAASFLQRLCGNEMDVEPGRIVYTQMLNTRGGIECDLTVTRLSKTAYLLIVPGATLQRDLTWLRRHLSDEFVVITDVTAGESVLCVMGPNARALMQAVSPNEFSNEAHPFGAAREIEIGMGLARAHRVTYVGELGWELYVSSDQAAHVFETLIDAGADHGLKLCGLHTLDSCRIEKGFRHFGHDITDEDHVLEAGLGFAVKTKKGEFIGRDAVLRKREQGLSRRLVQFQLKDPEPLLFHNEVIVRDGEIVSIITSGNYGHHLGGAIGLGYVPCAGENTEEMLASSYEIEIAGERHTAVASLKPLYDPGSLRVRM